Below is a window of Candidatus Trichorickettsia mobilis DNA.
AGTGGCAAATGGAATTAATGGAAGCATGTGAACTTGCTTCTGGGCATATTTCATTATATCAATTGACTGTTGAAAAAGGCACGGCATTTTATAAATTATTTCATGATGGGAAATTATCACTGCCCAATAATGATTTAGCAGCGCAAATGTATGAATGGACTACGGAATACCTTGCGACACAAGGTTATACAAGATACGAGATTTCAAATTACGCTAAAGACTCTTATGAATGTGTGCATAATTTGACTTATTGGAATTACCAGAGTTATCTAGGTATTGGTCCTGGAGCTCATAGTAGGATTATATCCAAGAACTCTGTATGTAGTATAATGATGTATCATAATCCAGCAAAGTGGTTAAGTGCTGTTCTGAAATCTGAGGCTGGTATTCAGTCATCAGCTAATTTAAGTGCAATAGAAGCGATCACTGAATGTGTGATGATGGGACTACGTTTAAAGGAAGGGATTAATATTAAGAATCTTTGGTGGTTAAGCGATTGTGTCGAAATGAAAGATGTAATCAACCTGGATATGGTGAAGTATTATTACAACTTAGGACTATTAATATATTCAGATAAGTATATTTATTTTACTAATAAAGGTTTGATGTTGCATAATTATTTGGTACCAAGGTTATTGGTATCCGAGTATAAGTTAATAAGCTAAATGTTTGTTAGTAAATCAAAGTTTAATATAGATTAAAATTATTGACATTTAGGATTTTATCAATTATTACTCATAATCTCCAGAAAAGAATAGATTCTTCGAAAACTGCATATAAGAAAGGAATTCTTGGAAAAAGAAGGGGAGCACCGCAAGCAGTCTCTTGTTTGTTGCGGAGCGGAGACAAGTTTTGAGTGAGCAAAATTACCTGTTAGATACAGTTTCCGAAGAAGTCTAATAAGGCTACCTTAATTTTAAATAAGTTAATGAGGATATATGAAAGAAAAATTAGATAATCTTTTACAACAAGAAAATGTTGTCTTATTAAGACAAACTTTAGAGGAAACTCCGGAAGCAGGGCTAGTGTGGGTGCCAGAAATTGATCTAAAAACTATTATACAAAATGGGAATAATGATTTAGCGCAGCTTCTCATTGAGAAAGTAACGCATGTGAATGTTAATCAGATTTTAGATAATGGTCTGCCGTTACTGGCTAATGCTATTAATCCGATGAACCTTCCGGTGCCACAATTAGTACAAGCTCTACTCGCAAGAGTTGACCTAGATTATAATGTTCATTTTAACAACACAACTTTATTTGCTTATGCGGTAGAGTATCTGAGAACAGATATAGCACTACAATTATTAACTCATGGACAAATAGATTTTTCTGAGGTAGTAACTTCTGTGCTTAATGCTAACTGGGTTAGTACTATAAGTTTAGCTATTAAGTCTGGCGATCTAGGATTGGTAAACACAATATTAGCCTATCCACAAGTAGATGCGGTATTCTTGAATAATAATGCAGCAAATACGGTATTATTTAATACACCTCAAGCAGTAGCGACAGCATTGGTAGATAAAGGATTAAATGTAAATTTAGATGGAATAATCCAAGTTAATCCACAATTTGCCCAAACTTTAGTTGAACATGGTGTTAATGTAAATCAGCAGGTAAATGGCCAGAAATTGTTTGAATATGCGATTGATCATTTAGGTCAGACTTGCCCAACTTTTGTAGGCGCGATTCTAGCTAGTGATAATTTAGATCATACTCAACAAAATCACACAGAATTATTTGTTTATGCAATTACTCATGGTCGAGTTGATTTAGCGCAGCAGTTGTTGAACTTGGCACAGGTAGATTTGATACAAGCCCCTTATGGTAATAATGTAATTACCGAAGTAATCAACTCTGACGATCTAGGATTGGTAAACACAATATTAGCCTATCCACAAGTAGATGCGGTATTCTTGAATAATAATGCAGCAAATACGGTATTATTTAATACACCTCAAGCGGTAGCGACAGCATTGGTAGATAAAGGATTAAATGTAAATTTAGATGGAATAATCCAAGTTAATCCACAATTTGCCCAAACTTTAGTTGAACATGGTGTTAATGTAAATCAGCAGGTAAATGGCCAGAAATTGTTTGAATATGCGATTGATCATTTAGGTCAGACTTGCCCAACTTTTGTAGGCGCGATTCTAGCTAGTGATAATTTAGATCATACTCAACAAAATCACACAGAATTATTTGATTATGCAATTCTGCATCAGCGGTCTGATATAGCAAAGCAGTTGTTGAACTTGGCACAGGTAGATTTGATACAAGCTCCTTATGGTAATAATGTAATTACAGAAGTAATCAACTCCGGTGATTTGGAATTGGTAAACACAATATTAGCCTATCCACAAGTAGATGCGGGATTCTTGAATCAGAATGTTCTGCATATTGTCAATGCTCAAACATCTACTAATATTGCAGTAGCACTAGTAGAACATGGCTTGCTTGTCGATCACAATGATTTAGTTACTATAGATCAAACTAATCATGATCTAGCTGTACTTCTTGGACAAATACAAAATATTGACCTTTAATACTTTGATAGATAAAAAAGTCTGCATAGAAATATGCAGACTTGACTTTATTATTAAATAAATCTCTGATAGTTATTTACTAACCTCAACTCTGGATTAGATGAAAAGACGACTTTCCGAATACCTTGAGTTATAACCGTTTTGTAGAACTTAATGTCTAGATTATTTTTACCGTTTAATATACTTTTGCATATGTTGTTTGGCGAAGAAACTGGTACATATTTTATGGATGCTACTGCAATTAAAATCTGCCACAATAAAAGACGCTATAGGAATAAAACATTTGCTGGACTTGCCAAGCAAGGTAAGTCATCTATGGGCTTTTTTTATGGATTTAAACTACATTTGGTGATCAATGAAAAAGTTGAATTTATTGCGCTAAAAATGACTAAAGGAAACGTAGATGATAGAGTTCCAGTGCCTGATTTAACAAGGGATTTAACTGGTTTTATATATGCTGACAAAGGTTATATTAAACAAAATCTATTCGTCAACTTATATGGAAGAGGATTGAAAATGGTGCATGGAATTAAAAAGAATATGCCGAATAAATTAATGGATTTAAACCTTACTACGAAAACGAAATATAATTGAAACAGTATTTGATTATTTGAAAAATAAAATGAACCTTGAACACACCAGACATAGATCACCGATTAACGCCTTTGTACATATACTATCCACCTTTATATCTTATTGCTTGAAGAAAAATAAACCTTCAATAAATTACGATTTTGATCTTTCTCTAAACTATGCGCTTATCTCGAACTGAGGTATAACCTTTAGTTTGTTGATCTGATTCGGATATTTACTTTCTCGGCGCATTATTATCTCGTATTTATCAGCATAAGCTTTATCATCATATTTTGCTAAAGTTGCCATGCCTTTAGGGATAGCTTGGATTACTTTTCTAACTGTACAATAGTTAGCTGGCGTTATATTTTGCCCCGCACAATATTCATTAATCTTTCTAGTAATATTTGCAATGCTTATATTTTGCTTATGCAAAAATAGTCCTTCGATAATTCCTTTAGTTTTATTGGTAATTTTACAGTATGTTCCTAAATCGGAACAATGCTTCCTATCTAAATTTTGTAACCCATTCTTCTTGTATTGCGCTATCCATCTCTGTAATGTGCGTAGTGCTGCTTCACTATTAGTAGATATGCTAGATAAGCTACTTTCTTGTTCAAGATATGGCTTAATTATAAGGTATTTACTGAACACATTTTTGGTCATTAGTAAATTCTATTTGCCAATTATATAGTGTCTGCCTTGAAACTTTAGCCATTTTTGCTAGATAAGATACTGAATATTTACCACTCTTCAGCATTCTTACATATTCTTGCCTTATGCTTTTATCTACTGAATAAGTACGACCTTTATATTTACCGAGCTCTTTTGCCCTTTTTACCCCCTCGTAAATTCTTCTATTAATTAAGTTCCTTTCAAATTCTGCTATTGAGCCCATCATATTGAACATTAACATCCCAGTATTAGTACTTGTATCCATTTGCTCTTTTAAGCTTTGGAAATATATAGATCGTTCTTTTAAATCGCTAATTATGCCTATTAAATCTTTCAAGCTTCTACCTAACCTATCAACTGCTGTAATAACTAACGTTTCACCCATTTGAATCTCGCTTAATAGCTTCGTAAGCTCCGGTCTTTTGGAATTTACTCCACTGATAATCTCAGAATAGACTTCTGTACATCCGGCTGTTTTTAATGAAACTATCTGTAAATCTAACGATTCTCGTTGATGCTTAGTTGAAACTCTAGCGTACCCAATTTTCATTTTTAACATCCTAGTTTATTTTTGATTGGGGTGATTGTTAATCATTTTGGTATAAATGTCAAACATAATGCTTATATTTGACATTTATTTGCTTGACACTTATATTTTATAGTTTGCGGTTTTTTGAAAAGGTGCTTCAATACGGCATTTCCTTAGTGTTGAAAACTTGTACAGTTAGACAAAGCCTTTAATTAGACAGTTTTATTATACTAATAATAATTTAGCTATTAAATTAAAATTTAATAGCATCATAATTTTAGTATCTAATAATAAAATAGCTCTTTAAATTAGCTTGATAGTCAAAGTAATAAATACTATACTAAGTTAGTATGATACTAGTGTATGGTATTATGTAATAGATACAATTGAGACACAATTATGTTAGCTAAATCTAAAATAGTTAAAGGTGGTAAAATCTCTATTCCTGCCATTTACCGTAAATCTCTCAAGCTTAAAGAAGGCGATGAAATAGTTTTTAATCTGAGTAACAATGAACTTACCTTAATTCCTATTAAGACTAACCTGCAAAAAGTGCGTGAAATGATTAATCAGTATCATGATCCAAATATAAGTTTGGTCGATAAGTTAATTCTAGAGCGAAGAGCAGAGGCTAAAAATGAATAAAGTAATATTAGATTCTTCGGCTCTGGTTGCGTTAATTAAGAATGAAGAAGGTAGTTCTATAGTAGAAGAATTATTAGGTAGCATAGTAATGTCTAGCATAAATGTTTCGGAAGTAGCCTCTATTCTATTAGACTCCGAAATGAATGTAGAACAAGTAAGTAAAGCAATTGAGCCTTTTATCGATTCTATAATAGCTTTTGATTTTAAATATTCTATTCTTTGTGCCTCTTTAAAGAAATCAACAAAACATTTAGGTTTATCTATTGGCGACAGAGCTTGCATTAGCCTAGGTATAAAACTTGGGCTACCTATCTATACGGCAGATAAAATTTGGGCAGAGCTTAAACTAGAAAATGCCGACATTAGGTTAATTAGATAAATTATCACATTACATACTTATCTGAAATACATCCACTACTGCGCCATTTAATTCACAAATTCACATCCTAGCTGACAATAAATATTAGAATAACCCGAATTCGGTTTGAATATAGCTATTTAAAAGAAATCGCTAACATTAGAGGAGCAAAATAAGTCATGCTACTCTGCAAAGGTAATTGATAAAGGAGGGATAATAGCGATGAAATTAAGCCATAAGAAGATTGAGACTATAGGTGGAATATTAATGATCGCTGCTATGTGAGCAGCTTTAATCTTATCTAACACTACAAACGTGGTATGAAGTGTTAATAAATAGTCCGATCAAGCTTGGATTTTTTAATTTTACTTTAGAACAATCGTTAAAGGTTATAGTAAAAGATACTTTAATGGTAATATTTTTTGCTTCTTATATAGGGATGGAGCTACGCCATGAATTTCATGAAGGCTTTCTTTCAGATAAAAAGCAGGTAATATTACCTTTTATGGCAGCATTAGGGGGTATAGCAATGCCGGCCATAATTTATTTTCTTATTAATATTAATCACTCAGAAAATTATAGTGGGTTTGCTATACCTTGTGCTACTGATATCGCCTTCGCAATTTGTCTATTTAACTTACTAGGCAGGTCAATACCTTCTTCTATAAAAGTGTTTTTGTTATCTATAGCAATCTTTGACGATTTAGGCGCTATCATTATTATTGCGGTTTTTATACCTCTGGTTTTAAAATACTCTGGCTATGGATAAGCTTACCTTTGTTAATTTGCTTATGGACTTTCTATAAAAAGAAAGTTACGGTGAGCTACTTCTACATCCTGTTAGGTAGCGCCTTAGTTATTTGCTTTCATAACGCGGTGCTCTATTACAACTCTTGCAGGATTTCTAGTAGGTTCTTCTATACCGTTAAACAAGGCTTCTGGCACTCCTTACTTAAAGGAATTGATGAATAGTCTGCACCCTATAGTACAATTTGGTATTTTACCGATTTTCTCATTCACGTCTAGCGGTGTAGTATTTTCAAGTGACCAATTTGGAGAGATGTTTAATCCTATGTGATTGGGGTATTTTTAGGTTTATTCCTAGGGAAACAATTAGGTATTACGTTATCCTCTTATATAGCTATTAAACTAAAATGGGCAGCGCTTCCACCGGACAGTAGTTTTATTTTTATTTATATAGCTTCGGTTTTCGCCGGCATAGGCTTCACCATGAGCCTTTTTATTGGCTTTCTAGCTTTCCCTATATCAATCTTACAAAATTTAGTAAAGATGGGAGTAATAGCAGGGTCTCTTAGCTGTGTAGTAATGGCATAGATACTAACTCTAGAGATAAAGCATATACTAAAAATGAAAGTAGGATAATTATCTTAAGTTAAGTAAGCTTTTTTGATCCCTGCGGTGCCTAATGTTCTTTTGTAGAGATGAATCTAGCGTTCTAATGGCTATCAGCTATCAGCATTAGAATGAAAAAGTTAGCGCTCATCGCTGATGTCACTACCTCTGACCACAACATCAAAGTTATTGCTCTATCCCACTATATTTCAGCAAGGCATCTATTTTTGGCTTTCTTCTTCGAAATTCTACAAACAAATCGATAGGTTTGCGAGAGCCACCTTGCTCTAATATACTCTTTAGGAATAATTGACCCGTTTCTTTATTCCATATCCCGTCTTCTTCAAACTTACTAAACGCATCGCTAGATAGTACCTCAGCCCATTTATAGCTATAATAACCAGCAGCATAACCGCCAGCAAAAATATGCGAAAAACTGTTTTGGAAACGGTTATAACTAGGAGGTTGTAACACAGACACCTCGCCCCTAACATCATCTAGCACTTGCCCAACGCTTTTTTCTGAGTCCTTACTTTCATGCATGTGAATTCTAAAATCAAATAGAGCAAACTCTAGTTGTCTTAGCATTGTTATTGCGGAATTATAGTTCTTAACTGCAATCAATTTATCGAACTCACTTCTAGGTAAAGGCTTGCCAGTTTCAACATGCTCTGATATAGATTCAACAACCTCCCATACATAAGTCCAATTTTCCATAAATTGACTTGGTAACTCCACAGCGTCCCATGGCACATTTGTTCCTGCTACGCTAGGGTAATCAACTATTGTCAATGTATGGTGTAGCATGTGTCCAAATTCATGGAACAAAGTTTTTATATCGTTATGAGAAAGTAGAGCCGTCTTACTACCATTTGATGGAGAGAAATTGGTTACCAAAAAAGCTACAGGCGTTTGTACTAGACCACTACTATACTTCATTCTTGAGACAAGACCAGACTGCCAAGCACCGCTTTGCTTGAAATTTCTGGTATATAAATCAACGTAAAATTTACCTCTTAAATTCTGCTTATTGTCATAAATTTCAAATAGTCTGACAGATTCATTCCATTTACTGAAATCCTCTACTTCCTTGATGTTAATGTCGTATAAGCGATTCACCAAATCAAATAAACCTTTAAAAACCTTATCTTCTGGAAAATATGGTCTTAAATCTTCTTCAGAGAAGTTAAAATGTATTTTTTTATAACAGACTGAGTAATAATTATAATCCCAAGGTGAAAAATTAGTTATTCCGTCATGCTCTTGTGCAAACAGCTTAAGGCTTGCAATTTCTCTAATACCTTGAGGTTTTGAGCGATCAGCAAGATCTTTCAGGAAATCCATTACTTCTTTAGTCGTGTCAGCCATCTTAGGGGAGAGGGAATATTCAGCATAATTTTTATAGCCAATTAACTGAGCTTTCTCTTGCCGTAATGCTAAAATTCTATCTATTAAATCACTATTATCGAATTGCTTTGCTTCTGCTTCATGTGAAGCACGAGTATTATATGCACGGTAAAAGATCTTTCTTAAATCTCGATCTTTAGCATAGGACATAACTGCTTCATAGCATGGATAATCTAATGTCAGCACCCATCCATCTTTGCCATCTATTTTGGCTTTAGCAATAGCTGCCTCGATAATATGTTTCGGTAAACCATCAAGCAGAACTTTTTTTTCAGTAGTAATGTGATACGACCAACTTTGCGTAGCATCTATTACGTTTTTAGAGAAATTATTACTAAGTTCACTTAAAGCGCTGTTTATTTCTTTAAGACGAGCCTTCTTCTCGGTATTTAAATCTATACCCGCATCTTTGAAGTTTCTGATAGCATTATCTATGCTAGTTTTTTGTGCATCATTGTAAGAGCTAAATTCTGTGCTGTTTCTAAGATTTAGAAATAAGTCATATAATTCTTTGTTTTGGCTTAAGTCGGTATAAAAATCGGAGAGTTTTCGTAATATTACCTCATAGGCGTTTCTTATCTCGTCTATATTGTTTACAGCATTAAGATGGCTAATCACGTTTTTGGCAAAACCTAATCTTGCTCCTTCTTCATCTAACCTTTGTATAGTATTATTCCATACAGGCTTTGTTACCTTATTGACGCTGTTTAGCGTGTTTTTAAAAGATTTTATTAATTCATCGATAGCAGGATCAAAATGTTCTGGTTTGATTTCGTTGAAATCAGGTAGTTCACCGTGGGTTAATAAAGGATTCATATTAGGCTCTTTAGATTTTGCAAATGTGTCTAGGCTTAAAGTAAAAAAGAAAACAAGGATGGTTTTCAATATTTTCATAAGCTGTATCCGATAGTTAGTATCTTTATTACCAAGAATCAATTGAAAATACTATAAGTAATTTAGATTCTTACTATAGTAATTCAGAATGAAATCTATTGTTCAATAGCTATTGTACTCGGCTTTGTTGCATGAATGGAAATGAACCGGTAAGATAGCGCTCTTATCAAAATTATTTATAGAGATGCGCTTACCGAAGAAAAAACCATTTAGCAATCACGTAAACGTTCAAAATTCAAAATCATTAATTGGAGAGAATATAACAGCATTTTACGCAACAGAGGTCGTATAGACTTTATGATTGCTTGTGATTTAAGTAAAAATTGGTATGCCGAAAGTAGCTATGATAAAAGACGTGGGAGGCAGCTAATATATAGCGATCAAGCTATTCTTGTATGTCAACAAATTAGATATTTGTTTAATTTCAAACTAAAACAGTGCCAAGGATTTATTAATTGGCTATTCGAAATATCAAGATTATTAATTACTTGTCCAGATTATACAACATTAAGTAGACGTAGCAAAAGCTTAAATACGGAGTCTTTGCTTTGCAACGAAAATAAAGAGTTTGATCATGTATCTATTGATAGTACAGGGATCCAAGTCTATACCGGTAATGAATGGCTGGAGAATAAGCACGGAAAACGATACTCGCGCATGATATGGAAAAAGCTGCATATTTTGGTAGGAGATAACGGCAAGATAATTGCTAATTCTACTACCGATCACAATAAAGATGATAGATCTCAAGTTAAGCTGTTATTGAAAAACGACAAAGCAAAAGAAATCCTAGCCGATTCTGGATACGACGGTGAGAACATATATCAAGATATAAGAGCAAAGGGCATGAAGCCAACTAACTATTAGACCGCCAAATCATCTAGTTGCCAAGAAAGCAAAAACTGAGCGTCAGCATAGTGCTACGTATCAACAAACTAAAGGTTATCATGCATGAAGAAACAAGAATAAATATGGACGCAGGGAATTGGTAGAGAATACCTTTTTCAGATTTAATAATTCTTTTGGTAGTAAATTTTTGTCGAGAGATGACTATAACATGAAAAATGAAATAACGATCAAATGTCAACTTTTAAACAGAATGTTTGAGATCGGCAAACCAATTTCTGTGCGCGTTGTATAAACCCAAATTCTGGGGCAAGGGGTACTTATACCTAAAATCCGATTCATGCAACAAAGCCATAAATTATTAGTTATGACAGTAATTTCCCTGCTTCTTCTATTAATTGATCAGCTAATACGATAGTCATAATTGAGCTTTTGATAAGCTCTAGCGCAGCTTTAAAATTATTTGCATCATCTTCATAATTAGTATTTAGATAATCTCTTGCAGTGCTATCGTGGACTTGAGTAGAAATCATTAAAACAGATAAAGCATTTTTTAATCTTTCAATTTGCCCACCAATCATTGAGAGACCATTAATTACGAATTTATCAACACTATCATTTGCTTGATTAGGGTCGGCGATAATATTTTGAGCATTAGCCTGATTAATTGGAGTCAATATATCTGTAGGAGCACCCAAACCTGTTGTAAGCAGAGACAAATCAGGTGTCGTAATCCGAATAACATCATTCATTAATATGTTAACTCTAACATCCATTGGAGCAACACTGACTGACGTAAGGTCAGCAGCATCAAAGAGATTTCTGCCATCAAAAGTAGCAGTGATGAATTGGCGATTAAGATCAGTTATGCTCAGTAAATATAAATCATTTAAAGCTATCAAAGGTATAGGATTGTTCACGGTATTAGCTTGAGCAATAATATCTTGTATTTTTATAAGTAGTTGTTTACTTGATAATAATATGGATCGTGCTACCGTAAGCATATTAATGCCATAAGCAATATTTTTTCCTAAACTTTTAAGAATAGGTACATTATTTCGTAATTGTGAACCTACAATATAATCTACAATACTAGCCTTGCTTCTATCGCCAGTAGCCATACGCTCGCCACTATCACGTAATTTTATAGTAGCTATTTTAACTGCGTAACCAGAGTGGTTGTTAACTGGATTAATGAAACTGACCATCAAACGAACTATGTTTTTAGATAAATTTGTATTAATTTTATAATAATACAGCGATGTATTTAATAAATTGCTAGAAGCTAGACTAATTCATCACAAAAATATTAATTTTTAATTGTAGCTTAATTACTAGGATTAGTATAGCAACTAGTCGGATATAAGCCAAAATATTATCTATAATCAATCATTTTTAGCATATATTTATAGACTAAAAAAGCGTTTTGTTTCCTAGTTAGGTAAAATAATTAATAAGACAGCTCTGATAATACCTTAAGAATCAAGCGCTAAATTTGAACTAAACAACTAAGTTGAGTATTATTTTTAATTACTTCAAACATGAAATGCAGCAGCTTTATTGCATAAACCCAGATTATTGAGAAAGGGACGGTATAAAGAAAAAGTACTAATTAAATTTAAATCTCTCCACAAGGTTCAAAGAACATTATCATTGATGAATAAGATGAGAAATATATTTGCTATATGCGGACGATATACAAAAATGCTAAAGATATAGAGAGCTGCATTTTTATTGCTAAATCAATTGAGATGAAGCTCTACAAGGCTTCTTGCTGCCTAAAATCCCAGAATGTTGTCTTTTATAGCTTGATACACTTAACTTGAAGGCGCCCTATACGCTTATCGTTTCATCAGTAATCTGCACAATATACGGCACATGATCCGATGGTAGTTGCCAATTTCTTGCATCGACAACTGCTTCTATCGCTATTAATCTGCTCTGGAGATTTTTACTTACCCAAATATGATCAAGTCTGCGTCCACGATTGGATTTTTGCCAGTCGATATTTCTATAACTCCACCAAGTATAAAATTTTTCATGTGCTGGAATAAAATACCTAGCACTGTCAATCAACCCTAAAGAATTTTGTAAATTAATTAAGGCAGCGCGCTCTACTCCAGTATGACTAACCACCTTGGATAATTGTTTGCTAGACCATACATCATGCTCTAATGGTGCAATATTTAAATCACCTGCCAAAATAATTTTACTCTCTTGATTACGATTAGCTTTAAACCATTCCTGAATCAATTGCACATATTCTAACTTATGTCTAAACTTAGGATTTTCGTTAATATCAGGGATATCACCACCAGCTGGAATATAAAAATTATGAATCTCAAGATCACCAATTTTTACTGCTACGTGTCTTTTATCGTCATTATATAACTTAATAGAGAAACTTGCATCAATAGGTAGCTTTGATATGATAGCTACACCATTATATGATTTTTGTCCTTGATAGTAAAGGTGACGGTAACCTATCTCATGCAGTGCATCAGCAGGAAATAAGTCATTAATAACTTTAGTCTCCTGCAGTAAGACAATATCAGGATTATGGGTCATTAATAATTGCTCAAGCAAAACTATTCTTAAACGAATAGAATTAATATTCCAAGTTACTATTTTCATTAATGGTATTTATTTATGTAGCTGATCCAATGCTGTCGTTACTGCTTGTTTTATTAAACGTAATATTTTAGCTTCAGGACTAGTATTTTTTGCTGCCCATTTTTTGATCCATGGCTCAGCAAGTTGCCACATATTAATTTCAGGATCTAAGCTATGGCCTATTCCTTCCACTACTACCATCGTCTTTTGTAATAATAAAAGCTGAGGTTGAGTTTCCATACCAAAATCTTCGGTAATTTTGAATAACTGTGCTAATAACTTGCCTATAGAAATTTCCTTAATTGGCAAGCCAATAATCGGCTCAGAAACAGCCCGACAACTCTGAGCAAATAATTCAACATTACAATGCGAAGGAATATAACCAGCTCTTAAATGAATTTTGGCGACTGTTTTATAATCACGTTGTAAAAAAGCAAATAAAATCTCAGCAATAGCAAGACGATCTTTCTCTGGCAACCTACCCATAATACCGAAATCTAATAATCCGATACTGCCATCTGCTCTTACTAAAATATTACCAGGATGCAAATCAGCATGAAAGAATCCATCTCTATAAGCCTGATTAAAAAATAATACTGCAATTTTTCTGGAAATAAGGTCTGGCTCTAACCCATCAGCAATCAATTGCTCCATGTCATATATAGATATACCCTCTATCCATTCGGTTACCATAACTTGTTGTGCAGTCATTGCCCAGTAAATTTTTGGTATATATACATCTAAATCATTTTTAAAATTGTCTGACATTTCTGAAGCAGCAGCTGCTTCCAATCTTAAATCCAGCTCTGATAACATGCTGGATTTA
It encodes the following:
- the ubiB gene encoding 2-polyprenylphenol 6-hydroxylase, encoding MRIVFDLLRILVIVSRLQLFTHCNGMTFPIYIKILGKLLELIFYPLGLIKKPKASFGKRLTTCFERLGPIYIKFGQTLSTRPDLVGIAVAENLKYLQDSLPPFSSAIAKQMIKQSLGVSTEELFAVFEDKPFAAASISQVHQAILSTGEKVAVKILRPQIYTKYNNDIKLLYFFARILPIIFIKLKRLKIVEVVDVFKSSMLSELDLRLEAAAASEMSDNFKNDLDVYIPKIYWAMTAQQVMVTEWIEGISIYDMEQLIADGLEPDLISRKIAVLFFNQAYRDGFFHADLHPGNILVRADGSIGLLDFGIMGRLPEKDRLAIAEILFAFLQRDYKTVAKIHLRAGYIPSHCNVELFAQSCRAVSEPIIGLPIKEISIGKLLAQLFKITEDFGMETQPQLLLLQKTMVVVEGIGHSLDPEINMWQLAEPWIKKWAAKNTSPEAKILRLIKQAVTTALDQLHK